TATCTGGAGTTTCTTGCACCGGACGCACCCTGTCCGGTGAATGTGGATTCGAAATCGATGGAACTGGCACGGGAAGCGGTTAGCAGCTCGGCACCACCGAATCGTTGGTGTTTCGATGTGGCAGCCGCCCACGTTTATCATCTGATGAAGAGTGACTCCTACTCACGCTACCTGCGCTCCGACATGTACAAGGAGTATCTGAACGGATCGAAAAAGAAGATCAAATCCATACCGAATCTGTTCGGTGTGAAGCGCTAAAGTGTCGATCGGTATCGATTTGTGGACGATCGAAGAGGTCGGGAGTAATCTTACTTCCGCAAAGCATCGCACACAGGCGTTCGTTATTAAAGTTTTAATGATCGAAacgtgaaaaaagagtcactgATATCGTGAATCCTCGAATGAATAGGCTAGAATAGATTAACGGGCTTGTTATATTTTCGTTCTGATCGAAGACATATGTGTGTTCAAAGAACGATTGTGTTTGCGCATCGGCGATCGCCATAGCAGATTGATAAGctaaataagtaaaaacagAGGCAAGACATGTAATGAAATTatgccacacatacacatgcacacgAGACATACACACGTTTCGTGTTTATTGATGCCATTTACTGTAAACGGAATTGCCACCAGTCAGGCGGGCAGACCGCACGATACCATTTAGCAacgcaaaaccaaccaaaatgCAACCAAACTAAGGAATTGTTGATGAATTTCATCGAACAGATATAGCGTTTATTTCGTACGCGCATAGCGAATAGATGCGTAAAGCATTACGATGTATCTCATGTGTAGCGTAAAAGAGAAACTAGTGAAATACTTATAATATATAAGgggtgcaaaacaaaactatagcGAAAGATTAAAACTGTACCGGACAGAGCGGGTGGTAGAAAGAGAATGCAAAACGAAGCGCTAGAAAGTGCAGTGAGAACGGGTAGCAATGCCATTAGAATTATACAACAGATACAATGCATGTAGGTATAAATGgaaacgcaacaacaacaagacaagagcaaatattattatactaaaacacacatatatatattATACAATATCATATACACACGGATCGCTCCTCTCACACTTATATACCCACCCATCCCAACCCTATCGTGAGGCCTATGGCTGGAGAATAGCAGTCTGCCAGCGATGGGTAGGAAATGATTGATAACGAAAACCATggcacacatatacacacacacatacacacttatATACACAAATAGCCTGAACTGTAAACATTCCTAAAGGAAAGCATTAGCACAACGGTGTGCCATGTAGCAAGATGTCCAGAAGGGAGAGACGAAAGGGGTTTACAGTGTGGAAACATAAGTGAGAAGATACTAGTACACTAGAACTGTAGCGAATAGTATTGATCAATAACAGATAACACCGAATCGGGAGGgtagaaaaaatgttacaatacCATTACAAAATCCGTTAGAACACAAGAACAGACCGTTCGTTATTATAAtggaataaatgaaaatgagaAACTGAACATTTTATGCCCCGTGTTGTTATGCTGTTTTGATTAACGCGTTTGATAGTTTGATTAACGATAGATAGCTGAAGATGttcatgcaaaagaaaaaagtaagttAAAACCAGCTTTTAAAGAGTTGTGTAAAACCTCGTTAGCCTTTTTTAACAAGGCGCTTCCCCTGGGTGCTCGTTTTTCAAAAAACGCAACCCATGCAGCATTTTTGTACCCTGGGTGCCACCGCAGTTGTCTCTAATCATCTTGGTCACAGTGTCATTTTGACAGACGtgaagaaaacatttccctCAGCGCGATCTCGGTGGGTGGGAAGTTTTGGTGTAACTTTTGcaatcaaaacacaaaatgtgGTTCGAAATTCTACCCTCGTTTGGAATAATTACGGCCGTTTTGTCCGTGCCCGGGTTTGCCCTGTACGGACTGCACAAGCTAACACTGGATAATGTAAGTAAAGCCGTGAACCGTTCGATGAAATCGGAGGATTTTGTTTGAGCCATACCGacggtggttttgttgttgggcTTTACATAACCAACCAAACTCCTGGCCCACGGACAGCAGACCCTCGAGAgagtaaaataattaatgtcCGCTTCGTTATCTTGCAGGCGTACCGGCGTAATACGGATGAAAGATGGGAACGTATCATGTACACCAGGGACATGCGATTGACCGGCAACCCGTACAAGTGTAACGTAAGTTTTGAATGCGCGCAATTCCTAGCAGTGTGAAGACAATCCTTAATGCTATTCTTTATCCTATGGTTACAGGGTCTCGAATCTATTTCCGATAAATAGAATGTGTCCCGCACAGTGAAAAGAAGAAGTGCAAATGTATCGTTACTTGGTGTAGAATAAACCGTTCGAGAAAACCGTACAAACAGGTTAATTACAAGAACGTGTCCTTAttgcaaaagcaaagaaagcaCGAACGCCATCACACAGGTTCTCTTTCAATCGTTTACGGTTTCTTCGTTGTTGTGGGTCTCGAGCCGCTTTGCCTTAGTTACTGTTTCGATACTGACCTGAATTACCCACAGCCAAATATTCAGATTGCGCCGGTTGTGTATGTGCTCGGTACGCGACTGGACCGAGTACCAAATCTTATCCGGATTATTTCGCTGTGGggaagccagaaatggcaaaTCCCAAGAACTCTTGATGTTGTACGagtcacaaaagaagaagaaatgtttAGTATACTCGAGATTCGATGCTAAGACCATTACTATTTTTGATCGGTCCCTGAGTAGCCatagaaaaaaacctttgTGTTTGTTATCTCTGGATGTACAGACAAATCctttattaaatttacttcTTCGATTTAACAAATAGAATTGATTCATATATGAAATAGGGTAAGTGTGCCAGTTTTCGGCAGGTTAGTGcagctgttttgcaaaaaactaaaaaacacctattatttgcaatatttgtgaTTAAAAGTGATGTTATTTCGGTTGATAAACTTTCGTAGTATCTttctgcattttcattttcgtgaTTCTAATCCGTTTTATGTGCAatatttgtgaaaatgtaaacattggttttgttcctgttttcggCAGCAATGTTCCTATTTTCGGCAGGCTGTGTTCCTATTTTCGGCAGCGTAAATAAGGACCGTGAAACGTTTTAAACGATTGAAATGattagaaaattgaattttaaacacttttttacTCTTAGTTTGCTAATTTTGTAGCCGCAAAgtggttaaaaatgtaattttatgctGCCCGTTTCGACAATTTTGCTGTCAGATTTTGCAGTTTTCATGCTTAATCTAGTAGACCACGCTGTCATTGCATACAAAATCACACAGTTTTGTGCTGTCAAACATCATCTTTCGGCATGTACCCATTTTCGGCAGCttttaaagtgaaaaataaattatttatggaaattttaaaattttttaaaaaattgcataaattttaGAACCATTTTATCTGTCAGAAAAgtgcttcattcattttttttatgcagtgGTTTCTTATTTCCAGTACCTGCCGAGTTATCGACTGACAGCAAATTGGACGAAATTTTGTTAACACTTTATGAAAATTGCGATATCTCGGTAAATATTGGGCTAAATGCAGCGAAACTTCGTATTTGGAGAATATCTATTGGTATTTACGTTTTAAAAAAGTGTTTGACCGCGTTCTATAACGCATTTGTGTCTAATTTAGCTTTTATTACACACCTGCCGAAAATAGGTACACTGCCGAAAACTGGCGCACTTACCCTATTTCCTGCCTTTTTAGCCATTTCTCATCTCACTAATGTCGATATCGAAGCAATCCACATACATGATTAATCTATAGTTACATTTTTCCTTAAATCAAGTAGACATACGTCTGAGAAATCGACAGCTTCTATGATGCCCAACCTTTGGAACCTTGTGAATTCATCATCGACTAATGGCACAGTGTTGAAGGGAACTGGGCGCTTGGGATTCCGTTTCGTGGGATCCGGAAAATCCGTTGGACAGAGAACTGGTTAAGCctttgagaaaaagctttaCCTTCATTTTGTGGCAATGTCCTAGCGTATCCATGTAAACATCTGTATGATTGACTTGAAATTCACGGACTTCTCAATGGATCGGTTTTGATGTGACTTGTTTGCAAACCGAATCGATGGGAACTGACCATAGATCGAATACTTCGACCCAGCCCGAGGCTTACTATGTTGAGTTTGGCAGCATTTGTAACGAAACATCTTCCTTGAtcgtttttttcgttgatgATAATATTGCACTGGAATTTGCCCAATAGATGAAGTGGTTTCCCTGAGGCGTTCATTGCTTCAATGGATGGTGGATAAATTGAGGGTTTACCAAGCATCCTCCAAGTTTCTGGTTTGCTCCAAGACTCTGATATTTTCTGCAAGACTTCGGTCATCTCGAGGATCGCTTGCTTAAAATCTTGGTCATCCGGCATCCTGCTAGAAGCTTCTGGTAGCTTCTCGCTCTTTAAATGCTTGTCGCCAAATTGTTATGTTTGGATGTACGGACAAATCGTTTATTAAACTTACTTCTTCGGTTTAACAATTAGAATTGATTCATACATGACATATTTCCTGCTTTTATATCCATTTCCCATCTCAATAATATCTACTTGAGCTAAGGAAATAtctaaatgtataaaattctcgtgtcgcacACTAacagtgtgcaaactcctcttaaacggctgaaccgatttatatgaaattttcgcggaacgttcgttaggtatgagaataggtttaccgctacttttcgtttcgctaagtggcctctggccaatattatgaaatCTTTTCTGTTGTTCCTACgcgagttatcaagtaggcatagccattttttcaaaacgAATAAAGTTGtacactactgaaacaaacaagTTCTAacgaaaaaatcaatcaaagtaggtacacatgccggtttatttgtacaattttattcattaaagcgtaaagtgagtgataaacaagtaaaaagcaagtgtgtgaataattaaaaaatgctatttagtgatttgcggctcggtggtacatgGCGGCGCCTTACACGAAAGGACCTGGtgttaaatcccaatcgtcaaggaaagccagaaatgcctcctgaagtagcagaaaagaagaagaagagccacaaaaaagaagaaaaattgctttgattgggaatattatttggattaagaattgcaataatttaagaattgggggcggcccgggagtgcatgtgaaaaacggcgcccgtccacacggcaggaccgggttcaaatcccatccggaccgtctccccgtagcatggactgactatcctgctacgtggtaaaataagtcttgatacggccaggccgttctaaccgagcaaagaaaaaagaattttcaattaatcaacgatattctctaattgtcactctaataataccacacgaatcaagattgaacactcaaaatgtttgctttaatttcaaaagggacaaagggcaaagctaggtttgccagGTAAGCTAGTGTAATTATAGATTAATGATGTACGTGGATTGCTTTGATATCCAACAGTGTTGCCTACAATGGAATCATGTGTAACGGACAGCTGCACCATTTGAAATGACAAATGATCAGTTAGCTTCGATTTCTGATCTTTAATCACCATCGCCAACTACATTTAGTACTTCTGCTTTGTGTTCGGATGTATTGCGAAAGCATCGGACTATAGTATAGAACAAAAACGGCACGCACGATCTGTTTTCTTACATAAAAAGCGttctacaattttattttcattagttGTTCTTTCAATTGTTTCTGTGTCTATTGTCATTGCACATTTGTTAGTtttgtggtggtttttttttgttttaaacattacatACATCGTTTGTGTGTTcgccttgtttttgttttgttctttcttttgggTGTTTAGTTTTGTATACAAGTAGCGATTCTAGTGTCTGTCCCCCGTTCCAATAACGGTAAGTTACTTTTTTACCTGCGGACATTGGGTAAGCGGTTAAGGAGGGACTGCCGTTTGAGGGGTATTTCtgcttctttgtttttggcaacacgcacacacatttacGGTAAGGGCAGTACACACTTTGCTCATTCCATTCCCTTTCTCACCTTAGTTGCTTCATAATTTTACATAGAGGAatatgttgtttgtgtttggtggCTGCTTTCATAATACAATCCATCCTACTTAGCTTATTACTGTGGCGTAAAACCAACCTGCTAATGGTAGAGCCTGTACGGCCGTCTAAACAATTACACTCCTTGGGAGGAATTCCACTTCCATCCATtacgatgcattttttttcagctTATTCTTCATGTATTCCCTAATTTCCACACCTATTCCACACCAGCAACCGCCGTTGTGTACCTTAACACAAAGTGGATTGAATTAGTATCTCTACTGCTTTAATTCATGATTGTACACTACACGTTTCAATTGAATGCCAACGGCTATAAGTTtgataattgatttattgtcCTTTTCACTCGTCTACGATAAAGTTTGAAAACCTCGTGGTTCGTACATAAGATGCTATATGGGGAGATCAACCCTCGGCTGGCCCGCGATCATCGGCTTCACACGCGTGTGATTACTAAACGCACACAAATCCTGTATCGATCTATTTTCTATCCCAGCACAAACTTACTTTCGTACAAAGAACATTTTTTGATGCTGccaaaaaacgaaagcaaaatttcCTAAACATCCCAACCCGGTGGTAAACCCTGGTCCAGCCGAAGGGTAGCTATAGGAGTATGGTATGCCACACACTCTAGAATTGACACGGTACTTTAAGAGTAGGCGAACAACCATTAAAATACACACGGACACGAACACATACGCAAtagtttgtataaaaataagggCAATTTAGTACACATAAGCCTTTTAACGTTTTACAGAACGTTTGCTTAAAGAGAAGAATACGGAATGAACGGAATACATCATCTAACGCGGGTACACACAAATGTCGTCTAATATTAGTACATTTTTGAcccttgtgtgttttttaaaacattgttccTATTCTAAAGCCTCCAATCGACCGAGAAcctgtgtgtttggttttgagaatttttgtctGTATCAGCTTGATCGAAACATGTTAGTCTACTTGTTGTTTGCTAgtaattttgcttttccaacATTTATGATTACCCTTTAGCTACtatggtgtttgtgtgtgtatgtgtgtttattatGAAAACcgtttcttttgtgtgtgtgtttaaatatcctttttttcttacattaGTTTGAACGAAACCAGTTCTACCAGTGGGTTCTAGTGGGTTTGTCCGGCTTTACATACACTTAGTACACAGTTAGCAAATCCGTATGTACGCATGAATGTACTAATAACACAAAACTGATACTGCAATACTAAAGCAAAGCATAGGATtacaaccacacacatacaacagaTTATACTTcctgtttggtttttaaattGCTCCTAACAGTGGCTCAGGTATATGTATTAGCAAAGCAAAGGAATTTTAAAACAGATGCAAAGGGTTGCTACAAAGCCATCTATCCTTAAACGGGCGCTgaaatagtagtagtagttgggtttcgttttgctgttgctgttagTATATGTGTTCAAATACATAAGCACAACAAATATGTACAATGTCGTTTACTGTTTTATATAAGTCTGTTTTAATGTAAGCTTTATCAATGTGCAAAACAAGCCATCTTTTTCTGAGTTTGTCCTAAGCTTGAACATGACACTATTGTACTGGTTGATTCGTTTACTCTGTCCTTATGCTGTTTCAAATAATGTagcaaaaaggttttttgttttggtattgaCCCATCCCCCAATCAGCTGACTTGTGTAAAAGGTACAATATATAATCCTGAATTCATAGTTTCTTTGAATCCGGTGCGGTAAGGGGTTTTCGTTAAATTAGTCATCACTCGCATTTAAACACTGAACTACACAACACCAGTGCTAGGTGTTGTTCATTCCTAACGGCAACGTAACAGCTTCTACCGCTTCCATTTGCTCTGTATGACAGACATATACGATAAGTTAGTGGAACATTTGCATTTCTTCGTTTGTTCATTTCGTTCAGACCCTAATCAACCTCCAATATAGGACAGTGATATAATTATGTATaagtatatatgtatatttatgtttatgcGTATGCGCCAAATGGTTATATGAGGAACCATATACGCTACACTATGAAAACTCCCACGGgaatttgttctttttatttttaattgttttcttgcttgggaatattgtttgtttactcttattctctctctctagctctcactttttcttcttctatatatgtatatatatatggtttattttaaacttttattaaaaagatATGCTTGTCTCTCTGTAT
The DNA window shown above is from Anopheles funestus chromosome 3RL, idAnoFuneDA-416_04, whole genome shotgun sequence and carries:
- the LOC125767713 gene encoding uncharacterized protein LOC125767713; protein product: MWFEILPSFGIITAVLSVPGFALYGLHKLTLDNAYRRNTDERWERIMYTRDMRLTGNPYKCNGLESISDK